In Gottschalkia purinilytica, the genomic stretch CAGTATTTTTCATTATCTTATACCTCGCAAAATTTTATAGTTTGATTACTTCTCTATATAGTATTTTAGTCAATTAGTAGTCCCATAAGTAATGAATCATAAAATTTATCATCTATTAAAAAATTTCTCTTTAATATACCTTCTTCATAAAATCCAAGTTTCCTATATAAATAAATGGCACGTTCATTATCACTTCTGACTCTCAAGTTTATTTTTCTTATTATATTTGTATCTTTACTCCAATTAATTAAGTATTTTATAAGTTCTTCTCCTATGCCATTTCCCCAGTATTCTTTTAAAACACTTACTCCAAATTCTCCAATATGAGCATTTCTTTGTCTTAATCCACCTGAAAAGTTTAAATTTCCGATTATTTGTCCATTAATTTCTGCAACAATTAAAAGAGTATTTTTCTTTTTTAAAGCATCTTCAATAAAACATTCTTCCTCTTTTACTGTTGTGTTAAATTCACCTAATCCAAATGTTAAAAAATCTGATTCTCCTGCAATCCTATTAATATATTCTATAATATTTTTAGCATCTGACTTAATAGCTTTTCTTATTATTATTTTTTTATTATTAATTACTACTTCTCTCATCCTATAACCTACACCTCCTATATCTAATGTATAAAATATTAGATATAAAAACAATCGTCATTAAGGTAGTCTTCTAACTATTATATTAACAGTTATTATTTCTTATATCTTCTCAAATATATATCCGTCAAGATATGTATTCTCATTTTTCCAGTTTTCATGTTTTATTAGTTTTAGATTATCCCACTTATTAACTAATTCATTTTTTTCTAAGCAAAATTCTCTTTTGAATCCTTTTTCTATAGATTGTAAATAATTAAAAGTACAAATAATTAATATGCCTTTTTTCTTTAAGAGATTAGGTAATACGTTAAATGTTTCATCAGATGGCTTATAATGATTTATAATGATATTATCAAATTTTCCTATTTTAATTAATAGATCTATGTCATCAAGGTCTAGTTCTTTTGTTCTGACAGATACATGATTAATCTTTGAAAATCTTATTAGTCTTTTCAATGCTTCAGGTGTAAAGTCCACTCCAGTAACATTAAATCCTTGCTTTGCTAAATAAATAGCATTTCTTCCATCTCCACAAGCAATATCAAGAATACTTCCCTTAATTAAATAATTAGTATTATTAACTATAAAAGGCTCTGGATCCATTAAAATGTTCTCTCGTGCTTTATATTTATTGCTCCAATGTTCCTTTCTTATATCATGATTCATCCTTTCATCTTCCTTTCAAAACCATACCATTTTCATTAGATAATAGCTTTCTTATTTAAGAACGTTTATAAACTGCGGAGTTATCCTGTAAGAGATTGTTTATGTAGTATCTAATTAATATCCAGTATGTCTACATTTTGATCAACTTCTATCTCATAGTCTATATCTTCATATCCAAAACCAAATAATTTAAAAAATTCTTTTCTATATCCCTCAATGTCAGATAGCTCTCTAATATTATCTGTTGACACTTTTTCCCAAAGACTTAGTATTTCACTTTGAACATCTGATCTCATCTCTCTATCGTCTAGTCTTACTCTACCTTTATCATCAAGCTTTAAGTCATTATCATTTGATATATTTGAAAATAGTCTATAAATTTGCTCAATACATCCTTCATCAATACCTTTTCCTTTCATAATCTTAGATAATAGTGAAATGTATAAAGGGACTACTGGAATAGCTGAGCTTGATTGAGTAACTAAAGCTTTATTAACAGATACTAAAGCTTTTCCATTAATGTTTCTAAGATCGTCATTTAATAATTGTGCAGTAGCTTCTAAATGTTCTTTTGCTTTACCAATTGTTCCATTTCTATAAATAGGATATGTAATTTCTGGTCCAATATATGAATATGCTATGGTCATAGCACCTTTTTCAAGAACATCAGATTGCCTTAATAAGTCAATCCATAATTTCCAGTCGTATCCCCCCATAACAGCTACAGTTTGATTTATCTCTTCTTCTGTTGCAGGTTCAATTTCAATCTCTGATATATTGTAATTATGAAAATCTACAGTTTTATTTTTATAAGGCTTTCCGATAGGTTTTAATACTGAATGAAAAATCTCTCCAGTTACTGGGTCTACTCTCTTTGGTGATGCAACGCTATATATAACAAGATCAATTTTTCCTAAATCACGTTTAATGAGTTCAATAGTTTTTTCTTTTGTTTCATTTGAAAATGCATCTCCGTTAATACTCTTAGCATAATATTCAGATTCTTTCGCTAATTTTTCAAAAGACGCTGTATTATACCAACCAGCAGTAGCTGTTCTATTCTTTGAAGCCGATTTTTCAAATACAACTCCAATAGTACTTGCTCCTGAAGCAAAAGTTGATGTAATTCTAGAAGCTAAACCATATCCTGTTGATGCTCCAATAACAAGTACTTTTTTAGGTCCATCTATAACTCCTTTATTTTTTACATAGTCTATCTGTTCAATAACATTCTTTTCACAACCTTCTGGATGAGCTGTTGTGCATATAAATCCTCTAAATTTTGGCTTTATTATCATAAATAACACTCCTTATATTCTACGTTCATTTTTAGCTTAAAAATATAATACGATACAATTACAAATATAGTATATTATTTATACACTAATTTAAATTCTTCACATAATACTAACATATCTTCTGAAAATTCCTTTTCTTGACCTTGTAGCTCTCTAGAGAAATAATTCATATGTACATTGCTCCAATGCTTTAAAGTTTTATCTCCTTCGCCTTCTAGTCTTGCAAATTCTTCTGTAACTTCTTTAAAAGGTACTATATTTATTTTACTTGTTTCAATTATACATTGTGCTATCCCATTCCAATCTGTAATAATACTTAAGTCTCCTACTTTAGGTTCAGTTTCTTCTCCTAACTCATACCAATAATATAATGATGCTGTTGCTTTTTTTATTTCTTCTTTAACTAAATTCGCCAGTTCATTAGCATCTTTTTCATTATCACAAAAATGCCATGAAGTAT encodes the following:
- a CDS encoding GNAT family N-acetyltransferase, which encodes MREVVINNKKIIIRKAIKSDAKNIIEYINRIAGESDFLTFGLGEFNTTVKEEECFIEDALKKKNTLLIVAEINGQIIGNLNFSGGLRQRNAHIGEFGVSVLKEYWGNGIGEELIKYLINWSKDTNIIRKINLRVRSDNERAIYLYRKLGFYEEGILKRNFLIDDKFYDSLLMGLLID
- a CDS encoding class I SAM-dependent methyltransferase; protein product: MNHDIRKEHWSNKYKARENILMDPEPFIVNNTNYLIKGSILDIACGDGRNAIYLAKQGFNVTGVDFTPEALKRLIRFSKINHVSVRTKELDLDDIDLLIKIGKFDNIIINHYKPSDETFNVLPNLLKKKGILIICTFNYLQSIEKGFKREFCLEKNELVNKWDNLKLIKHENWKNENTYLDGYIFEKI
- the fabV gene encoding enoyl-ACP reductase FabV, which gives rise to MIIKPKFRGFICTTAHPEGCEKNVIEQIDYVKNKGVIDGPKKVLVIGASTGYGLASRITSTFASGASTIGVVFEKSASKNRTATAGWYNTASFEKLAKESEYYAKSINGDAFSNETKEKTIELIKRDLGKIDLVIYSVASPKRVDPVTGEIFHSVLKPIGKPYKNKTVDFHNYNISEIEIEPATEEEINQTVAVMGGYDWKLWIDLLRQSDVLEKGAMTIAYSYIGPEITYPIYRNGTIGKAKEHLEATAQLLNDDLRNINGKALVSVNKALVTQSSSAIPVVPLYISLLSKIMKGKGIDEGCIEQIYRLFSNISNDNDLKLDDKGRVRLDDREMRSDVQSEILSLWEKVSTDNIRELSDIEGYRKEFFKLFGFGYEDIDYEIEVDQNVDILDIN
- a CDS encoding ASCH domain-containing protein; protein product: MIEENNSVQKMWEDYLKSIGENVNNSTKKYTSWHFCDNEKDANELANLVKEEIKKATASLYYWYELGEETEPKVGDLSIITDWNGIAQCIIETSKINIVPFKEVTEEFARLEGEGDKTLKHWSNVHMNYFSRELQGQEKEFSEDMLVLCEEFKLVYK